The genomic region GTGACGATGGCTTGAACATATGGATCTGTCAGGTCGAAGGTCCTAGGAAGAAAGCGAATCTCAAAGGTTACTTACTCGAGACACCGGCGTTGTTGCTCAACATTGTGCCTGCCGACAATCCTTTTCTTAAAATCGTCAATGCTTAAATTTCCATAGCAGCCTATTGGATCCCTACGACGTTCTGTATCGCGAGTACTTGCCAGCTTTCGTCCTCTCCACTCAGTCCTATCACGGTCAATAACGGTCTTTGCAGCCTCATACTTTTTTAATTCGATCCTTTAGCCACAACTGCACCTGCTTTCGAACTCACACATCCCCAAGTCGTCAAGCACCGTAACCGCTCATGCCCCAGGCTTTAGCGAAACCGACACTGCGGCCATCCACCTCGACCACTTATCCAACCCGGAGAGCGGCTGTGATGAGCCTCTGCCATCGCGCTCCCTCTTCAGGGGCGGGTAGGAACATCGAGCCGGTCATCGTAAATCACCTCCAACCCAGGCTCCGGATATACCGTCTGCCCGGAAACCATAGGCATGATTCCTCGGATGCTGCCCGAGAGCCTCCAAGTGGTTTGCGCGATCTCTCATACGCGGCATCCACTGAATCGTCCCGTCATTGCAACGCCCATCTGAACGCAATAGAGCGGCGATCTTGGGCACTTGGATTTCTTATGGTCAGGATGCTTTTAATTAACGCCATCACTTTCAGGGAAGCACGTTCAAAATTTACTAAGCCCCACCTCAATCAAGGCGCGAAACTTCTCTACTAGCTGAAGCTTTGACCCTCCTGGAGATACTAATCGAACCAATTCATCAAAATCAACCTCCACCATTTTATTGACTCTGGGATTAATCAGTACGCATGACTTCCACTCAGTAGAGTTAGTTTCGATGGCGTATAGATAACTCATAAGCCAGTACATAAGCACCTGCCGATAATCCGCAGAGGAAAAATTTTTAGCAGAACATTTTACCTCAACCAAACAATCTCCAACTGCGAAATCCCCGACACCAGATGATATCCAACCATATCCTGGGATTTTTGGAGCAATCACCACATCCGAAAGCGGTAGAGATTTTGAACCCGCCAAGCTTGCCAAACCCCTGACTAAATTTTCCCCCGTCACTTTAGCGACGACCTTATCGCCTTCTGCCAAAATCAAAGGTATTTCGGCATCATAGTGGAGCCGTTGTTTAGCAACAGCATTCAACAGCAGGACATCCCAACTCGGCAAACAACCGGCAACCAAACTACTTTCAGCGACCCCAGATGCAATCTCAAAAAGCATCGATTTTTGGAGGCTGCTTTCAGACAAAAGTTTATGATCAATTGTTTCGAATGCCGGAATAGTAACACTTATACGATTAATGTAAGTGACAACCCTGGGAATGAGGTGTGGAAAGATAGTTTCAAAGACCCCTGAAATTTCCCGCGCTACTGTCCGAGGATCTCCGCCCATCCGAGGGCCGTTCATTGTTCACACCACCTAACGTAAGCAGATGCAAATTGATCTGTTCCTCCGCTATCAAACCCTAGACCCCACGCACTCAACACTGAAGCTCGCAATTGCTTTTTCATATAAGCGCCATCATCACCAAACTCTGTAGCGGCAAGCCATACCATTCTCTGCTCCCCCGCCCCACATGTTGCCCAGCGCGAGCGCAACGCAATGAATCGATCTCTGTCTTTCCAGCTTCGCCAACAATCAATGCAGGCTCGACCGACAGTCTCTGTGTGCCCAGAAGCGTAAAGGCTGGCCACATATTTAGCGCGAGCATCTGTACGGCGAAACCTCAGAGCCCGTAAATAATGCAAGCAGTTACTGTCTACAGAAAGTAAATGACTCGAATGTAGTGGAACTGAGTCTAAGAGATTATCAACAGCTTCGTGAATCGTGACGTACTCTGGTTCATCTCTAAGCTGGGAAACGCCCCTCAAAATTTTAGAAAAGGATGCACGAAAGGAATGCATGTTAACCCCCGTTAAAAGGGCGGTACAAACTTCCAACGCAATCGGCGGTGCAAGTAGCCTCAACGTTCTGCTTACTTGAGTGACGATAAAATTATCAGGTTGCGACTTCTCCAACTCCCCACCTACAAGTCTCATTACATCCAAGTGCTGTACAGCTGCTTTGAGTTCTTCGTAGTCAGCCTCGGCGGTATCGGAATACGGATCAAATCGCAAATCAATCGCCCGGAGAGCATTGGATTGCTCATCATCTCCGCCCAGCTGCACCTTCACCAACTCGACGTAATGAGGAACAGCTAAGAAGCTCGTCTTAGTTTTGTTTAGTGAAAGACCATAATCAGCTAAAGCATGGGATAGAACGGCTAATACTCTATAAGCAGAGTTTTGATTTTCAGCTACCAATACAAAGTCGTCGACATATCGCCGCCATACAACACCTTCATCCGTAAGCCTCTGATCAATTTTCGACATTAAGAGCTCGGCTAAAACCCTGGAGCATTGTCCACCTACGGGCAAGCCGAATGATCGGCCTGAGGCGAAGCTGCTCAGCATACGATCCACCTGTACAGAAATGGTCGGAGAATCAGGAAACAGCTCATCAATAAAGTTCTGAATGCGATGATGATATATATGCTCATAGAAACTTGAAACATCCGTCTGCACAACGACCGCATTAGCAGGTGCCGAGAGGCAATCTTCGAGTGTCCGCTCCTTAAACTTGCGCCAACTTTGACTCGCATCAAAAAAGCTTGGACCCACATCGGAGAACCTGTACGAATGGGCACGGTCACTGCGATGCGGCTCATGACGTTCAGCTATAGCCGCACCTAGAGCATTGAAATAAAAATTCCAGAACGGGTGTATCTTTGTGGTCACTCTAAATCCAGCAGGCCCAGCAGGAGTTAACAAGCGCTCTGAAAAGAAAGAAACTTCATTGAATTTATGTACCGCAAATTCTTTACCTCCCCTCGCTACTGCCGCCGACATTCTTTCAGCCACCCTTATTAGGATATCTTTGGATTCAGCGACAAAACGACAATCGACGTCGAAGGGAAGAGTATCGTTGTCTCCGTGCGCGGCGATATCGTCAATGGCTCGGCTGAAGTGCTCTGTCGTTAACAAGTCAGTATTGCTCCCAATCTACGTATTGACGCCCTCTGGAGGCCTATATCTTAGGATCATAGCCATAAAGAGGTGATGCGCGGGGAATTACGCGGGGAGCACGGTGACCCCGAAGGAGATATCTCCTTCCCGCGTTAAACCTACCGCCCGTGAGGTCTGCTCGGTTCTGACGAACTGCCCCGGGCACTGTAGACATCTCCAGCCTATGCTGTAGTTCGATAGGCGTGTTTGCCGTTCAATTACAGAAAGCGTGCCTTGCTAACAGCCTCCCCCCCCCCGAAACCTTACTGTTCAACATTTCCTATGCTTGTCGAGCAGCGCCTAACGTCGCTCGATCACCACCTCGGGTCGCCTAGCACTAGAAAGCGTTACGCGGTGGGTAGTGGAAGATAAGTCCTGCTACGTAAAGTCCGAACGTCATCAATTGAACCGCAGCAATGCTGGCCACGCCCTCTTCGTCTGGACATTCTAGCTACTCATCGCCGCACGGCTTATGATGATGGCAGCTTGGCATTGCCCCGCTTCGTTGTAGGAGCGCTTCGGAGCTACGCAGCTTTTCTAATCCACGAATGGATCCTGGACTCCGCGCTTCGCGAAATGGTCTTCAGGGCTTACATTCACGAGGAAAGTACGTTTCCCGCGCAATGTCAGTCACTCAACGCTAGGAGCGAAAATTGGTCGAAGAAGTAGTGTCATTCATCACCCAAGAGGACGAGACAGCGGTTCGAGAGGATAGAACCCAAGCTCCCGAGCTGTTCACTCTTGATTCCGGCCAATTACCTTTCGAACGAATGGGCGACGCTCATTTTGAGCTTTTGGTCGCTGATGTCTTCCGCGAGGAACTGCAAGCTGGCTCAGAGGACTGGTTCGACACTGTAAGTCGTCTTAACGACGGCGCAGACCAAGGGCGTGACGTAATTTTGTTCAACGATGGCAATCCCATCGGAGTGGTTCAGTGTAAGCGCTTGAAGACAACACTCGAGCTCGAAGCACTTATTTATGAGATTTGTAAATTCTTTTTATATGCTCACATCAGACCTCAAATCTGCTCGGCTCCGGGAACTCCCTTTAGATATTACGTGGCAGTTGCCGATAGCGTTAGCACCAAGCTTTTTGAATTTATGCAAGGAACCGGGCAGGCTCGCTTTGATGATTTGCGTGCGACCTTTCAAACAAAATGCGGCACCGTACGCACCAGATCTGAAACTTTAAAAAAACACCCCCTGCTCAAAGACCTCACAAAAGCTGAGCTATGCAATATTGTCTGGCAATGGATACCGCAATTACGGACTGCCGTTTTCAAGAAAGATAGCCTTTCAAGCCTCGTGGCCAAGTACCCAACTGAATCGCCCCGGGTTTTCTAGACACTCTCAAGGCTCGCTGCGTAACGCTTTTCAAACTCTACCGGTGACAGCTGATTGTTGAAACTGTGGCGTCGTTTTGGGTTGTAAAACATCTCGATGTAATCGAACACATCATCTCGAGCATCCTGGCGTGTAGTGTAGATTTTACGCTTGATCCGTTCCCGCTTCAGCAACTGGAAAAAGCTCTCCGCCACAGCGTTGTCGTGGCAATTACCTCGACGACTCATGCTGGCTACCAGGTTGTTAGCTTTCAAGAAGCTTCGCCAGTCTGAGCTGCTGTACTGGGCGAATTCAACCGGTCGTCGCAACACTGGATTGTTGGACTGATTTTAGATACTCATTCAGTGCTTCGGCAGGTGTCTTCCAGCCGAGTGTTTTCCGGGGCCGCGTGTTCAGCACATTAGCCACGGCTTGGATCTCATGCGCACTCCAGCGAGAAAGATCGGTACCTTTTGGGAAGTATTGCCGTAGAAGGCCGTTCGTATTCTCGTTTGTACCGCGCTGCCATGGACTATGAGGGTCAGCAAAGAAGACCTTCACTCCGGACTCGATGGTAAATCGAGCGTGATCCGACAGCTCCTTCCCACGATCCCAGGTTAAAGATCTCCACAGTTCGATGGGAAGATCAGTCACTGTTTTCTTCAATGCGTTGGCCATACTAACAGCCCCGTATCCAGCCAGCGCCGGGCCGTTCTTCGTCCGGGGAATTAGCCCATAACCTTTCTCGCGAGGCAGATGGACGAGCATGGTGAATCGAGTTGAGCGTTCGACCAGCGTTCCAATCGCAGAACGGTTCAGACCAATGATCAGGTCGCCCTCCCAATGCCCGGGTACAGCTCGGTCCTCTACCTCAGCAGGGCGACTGGAGATCATGACATCCTCGCTGACGTGTGCCCATGCTTTGGCTTGCGCTCTAGCTCTCGGCACGCGCAATGCTCGCCCTGAGCGCAGACAGCTCACCAGTTCGCGTTTGAGAGCTCCTCGACCCTGAATGTAGAGCGCCTGATATATGGCTTCGTGAGAGATACGCATGGATTCATCGTCCGGAAAATCGATCTTGAGCCGGTTGGTAATCTGTTCGGGCGACCAGCCATTGACCCATTTACGGTCACTGCGATGTGGTTTATTTCGGCCTTTGAAGGGTGCTTGTCGAGGCCCAGCAATCTCACGGCCATCAGCGTCTTTAACTTTACCCTCAAGACGGTCTCGTATGTATTGATGCAATCGCGGATTAGTGACCAGTTTCGCTGGCTTCGGTCTCTTGGCAACTAGTTCTGCCTTCCATTGCGCAACTGAAGCTCGATATTCAAACCGACCGCCACGAGTTGCAGCATTACGTGTCAGCTCCCGTGAAATTGTCGATGGGCTTCGTCCAAGGCGACGGGCAATCTCACGAACACCAACACTTTGCGCCCGAAGCAGCCCAATCTCTTCTCGCTCTGCGAACGATAAGTACCGTCCTGAAATGTAGTTCGACATGAATAATGGCATCCCGCCCCGATGACGGAACCAGCGTGTGCCTACCGCTGTTGATACGCCAACGGCCTGTGCTGCTTTTTCGCTTGTGATGCCGGTCGCGATCTGCACCCAGAACAGCCGCTTGATCTCATTACGAAGTGACGGCGCACCTGGAGAACGCATCGCTCCCCGGCCCGTTAATTTTTGCATCCATCCTGCGGGTCGTCCCATAAACACCTCGATCAAAGGTGTTGCGACGACCGGTTGAATTCGCCCTGACTGCCTTGATCCGAGTGGATCATCACCTCTTGCTTCGGCTTACGTCTCCAAACCGCCATCAGCAGTGCATCAATGGCTACGTCGCTGGTCATCTGCGACTTCATTGACCAACCAATGATCTGGCGTGAAAACAGATCGAGCACCACGGCCAAATACAGCCAGCCTTCATATGTTCGGATGTAGGTAATGTCTGTGACCCAAACTTTGTTGGGTTCTCTGACATCGAATTGGCGCTTCAGTAAGTTCGGTGAGGCAACGGCTGGCTTACCACCGTATTTTCCAGGCCTCCGTCGATACCCAGTCTGAGAACGTAAACCTTCAAGGCGCATCAACCTAGCCACCCGGTGACGGCCACAGCTCTCACCAACCTCTCGCAGGTCATCATGGATCTTTCGATAGCCATAAACGCCACCGCTTTCCAGCCAGGAGTGTTTGATCAATCCAAGCAGTCGCTGATCGTCCTTGGCTCGCGCAGATTTTGGTTCTGATAGCCACGCGTAGTAGCCGCTGGGATGAACCTTGAGCGTCAGGCAAAGCCGTCGAATCGCGTAATGACCCGCTTGCTGCTTAATAAAGGCGTACTTCAGCCGCACTCCTTGGCAAAGTACGCGGCGGCCTTTTTTAAGATGTCTCGCTCCTCCGTCACCCGTTTCAGCTCGGCACGTAGACGACGAACCTCAGCGCTCTGATCATCCTCCTCAACGCGCTGTTCCTGGGGCTTGGTGTAGCGCTTAACCCAGGCATAGAGGCTGTGCACAGACACACCCAATCGTGCAGCCACCTCCGAGACAGGAAGCTGCTTTTCGGTCACTTGCTTGACCGCCTGGATTTTGAATTCTTCGGGATAACGCTGGTTGCTCATGGCACCTCCTAATGGGCCTCATTTTAAGGCTTGGAGGTGTCTACGAAACTAGGGGCGATTCACGAACTGGTAAGCACTGGGAGCGTATAAACCCTCTCAAGACTGCCGAGTTGCAAGCCATAGCATCCAAGTGGCATATTCAAATATGGGAAAATTTCAGCTGGATCGGGATACCGTGTATGACACCTGGTGAAATCGGCATTGAGGCTGGTAGGATCTTCAATTACAATCTGCCGTCTAACTGGCTGTTCAGATCACAAGAGGATCAGAACGATCACGGCATCGATGGGGAAATCGAGGTCACCGATGAGAAAGGGATAGCTCAAGGCAGCGACTTCGTTTTCAAGGTGCAAATCAAAGGCGAAGCCAACTGCACCATCCTCAAAAACCAGCTGATCCTCTCATTTAATTTACCGACCAGCAAGCTCCAATACTACCTGTCATTCAACATACCCGTCATTCTAGTAGTCGTAGAAATATCGAGCGAAACCATTTACTGGATTTCAATCACCGACAATGACGAGCTTATCGCCAAAGCAAAGAGCATTGAAACCAGTTCTACTCAAATCCACATCCCCACGCAAAATACAATAAAGAGACGTGACGACAATCTAGCTCAGAAGGTACTAAGCGCTGTGATCGCCTCTTGGGATTTTTTAGCACTCAAAGGCGTAAAGGGTTCAATCCAGCGGTTCGCCGATCTTGACCCCAAGCGACTGGAAAGCAGAATCGCAGAGATGGGTAACGCCTTGTTCAAGGCACATCACCAGCACCTAGAAAATCTTCTCTGGCAACAAGATTTTTTAAAGATATATAAAGTCTCAAGCGACCTGATAAAATCAGCGATCGTACCCGCGACAAATCGGTTTGTCGCAGCCCTATTTTACCGCATAGCATTAAGAGCGGCGCCTCTACATCAAGCTATAGGTGATCAAGCTAGAGACGTCGCAAACATAAGCATGATATTAATCTCGCTTGCGAAAGAAGAGAAATCGGTCAATCTCAGACGTTACGCTTTCGGGCTAGCACGAGCTGCCAAGCTTAAGTACGAGATCGATAGCTTAATGGCCAACAACAACGCTGCAAAAGCTCTTAGCAACTCCCCTGAGGGATACCTTTTCCGCCGTGAACTGCACAAACAGTACAAAACAGTCTGCACAAGCATAAAGAAAGTAATCGACCTGCTGAGCCTAATCGCTGCAAAAGGACAGTACCAAATCCTTTACGAGACGTACCTTGAGTGCGTTACTTCTTTGGTATTGTTTCGCATCATTCAAAAAGAAAAAGGGAGCGAAGACTCAATTGACTTCTTCCAGAACTGGATGGTCGCCATATTCCAATTCTGCCTCACGTACTCCTTCCTCAGCAATGACATCGAGCGAGCGGAGAAGCTTTACTCACTGGCCCTGCACTCGAACCTTCTCAGCACTGAAGAAATAAAATCGCTCAAATCATTATTTACTACTATTGACCCCGGCGCCCTCGAAATAATTATGGCAGTTGAGGAAAATCATGAGCCTAAGATCGAGACAGACTTTTTAAAAATCAGCACTGAGAAACAAAAGGCATATTTCACAAATACAGCGCGAAATATGGGAATGGACCCTGAGGATCCAGATAACGTGATGGGTCAGATAGTAGCAAGAGCGCTGACAAACTTCGACCCCACAGAAATAGTTAAAAACTGCGAACATCTGTTCATTCACTACAAGCCCGGTGGGATAGTCGCGCAGACATTACAGATGCATTCCGCCGGGGGTATGCACCTGATGATCTGCCTTAGGCACAAATACGTCCAAGGCACAGGTAATTTGCTAAAACTTCTTTACACCCCAGACATTGAGATCCCAGGGCACGGTTTTAAGAAAAACCACTGCGATAACTGCTCTGACTGCACACCCCGACCACCCGACTGGAAGTGGTCCTTAGCTTGGCAGGAAAGCGAGAAAGCGAAGCACATGGATTTCCTGAAACTCCTCAAGGGTTGGTAGCCGTTCGTCTATGCGAGAAATTGGCTAAAACGGGGCGGTTCCCTGAGCTCACCCACTTCCAGTATGGAACCACACTGAAAACCACCCAATACCAAACCGGTCTTGGGTCCGGAGTCGCCATGTGCGATCGCTCGCACATCGGGTGCGAACGGGGACAAACCTTGGGGCACAATTTATGATCAGAAGGCCTAAAAACCCCAGCCAGAGCCTAGTCAAAATGTTTTTTGGGGACCCCGAGAGTTTGTAACTGAATTCCACAGAGTTCCAAAAAACCTTTAATAACATCGGGTTATAGGATTTTTTCGTCCACTACCGCTTGCCTGAATCCACTAGATTCTAGCGCCCTTGGGGGAAAAATCAGGGTCAATTTCGGTTCCTTGACAAAGGATGCCCCCACCGATGCCCTCCACTACTGCGGTTGTTTTCAAGCGAAAACTCAGCGACGCCATCATCCGCACGCTGACCGGGCCCGGCAAGCACGGTCGGCAAGTCCCCCTCCAAACGCTGGCGATTAAAATATCGGCTGCACGGCAAGGAGAACCGTTTCTCGATCGGTACTTACCCCGATATCGGGCTGGAAGAGGCGTGCGAAATTGCCCGCGGTGCACGCCGTGACGTCGCCAACCACATCTTGCCCATTGGCAAGCAGCCGGTTAGCGAGATCAGGCTAGAGCAAGGCACTACGATCATCACCGAACTGCGTCGCCTACGTACTATGGCCTTGGCGAGGCGCGTGCGCACCATTATCCGTGCCATCCTCGGCTTCGCCGAAGAACGTGGCCGGGTTGAATGCAACGTGGCGCTCAGCAACATCGAGGAATTGAAAATCCGCCACGTCGTCACCAGCAACCCGGCGATCGAAAGGATCTGGCTGCACAGCATTGAGCAATGGGGCATGGAGCAGGCGAACCCAGGGCGATAACAACCGCTACCGCCGAAGGAAAAATTGAATCGATTGCGATCAATTCAATGACTCGGCAGGAATCCTTTCTCTGCCAACCACTTCAATGCATCAACCATAATCTCCTCGTTATTCACGACTTCGGTGAACCCCGCACGACGAATCTTATTCATGTCCGAGATCATGTCGAATTCGGTGTTGAAGATGAAGTCACCGAATGGCCACCCAACCAGCTTTTCATAAGGCAGTGTGTTCAGCTCATGCTCAGATACCAGTCGCTCCCAGTCCTTCGCTTTACCGGGCATGTGCTTGGCGAGAGAAAACGGCTGAGGCGTAGCGACCTCCATGTTCAGCGCTTCGGCGGTTTTGATCCAAATGCGCTCCCAGCGGAACGGCTCACCTACCAGGTTGAACGCTTCGTTACGAGCTGTCGGAGCGAGTGCGGCCCAAAGGCTCGCACGTGCCAGCCAATGCGCGTCGGTGAGTTGAGCAACGACCTCTCGATACGTGCGCATGGAACCAGGGAAACGCAGTGGCACCCCTGCCTGTTTACT from Pseudomonas synxantha harbors:
- a CDS encoding RNA-directed DNA polymerase, which encodes MLTTEHFSRAIDDIAAHGDNDTLPFDVDCRFVAESKDILIRVAERMSAAVARGGKEFAVHKFNEVSFFSERLLTPAGPAGFRVTTKIHPFWNFYFNALGAAIAERHEPHRSDRAHSYRFSDVGPSFFDASQSWRKFKERTLEDCLSAPANAVVVQTDVSSFYEHIYHHRIQNFIDELFPDSPTISVQVDRMLSSFASGRSFGLPVGGQCSRVLAELLMSKIDQRLTDEGVVWRRYVDDFVLVAENQNSAYRVLAVLSHALADYGLSLNKTKTSFLAVPHYVELVKVQLGGDDEQSNALRAIDLRFDPYSDTAEADYEELKAAVQHLDVMRLVGGELEKSQPDNFIVTQVSRTLRLLAPPIALEVCTALLTGVNMHSFRASFSKILRGVSQLRDEPEYVTIHEAVDNLLDSVPLHSSHLLSVDSNCLHYLRALRFRRTDARAKYVASLYASGHTETVGRACIDCWRSWKDRDRFIALRSRWATCGAGEQRMVWLAATEFGDDGAYMKKQLRASVLSAWGLGFDSGGTDQFASAYVRWCEQ
- a CDS encoding restriction endonuclease, which encodes MVEEVVSFITQEDETAVREDRTQAPELFTLDSGQLPFERMGDAHFELLVADVFREELQAGSEDWFDTVSRLNDGADQGRDVILFNDGNPIGVVQCKRLKTTLELEALIYEICKFFLYAHIRPQICSAPGTPFRYYVAVADSVSTKLFEFMQGTGQARFDDLRATFQTKCGTVRTRSETLKKHPLLKDLTKAELCNIVWQWIPQLRTAVFKKDSLSSLVAKYPTESPRVF
- a CDS encoding IS30 family transposase, which gives rise to MQKLTGRGAMRSPGAPSLRNEIKRLFWVQIATGITSEKAAQAVGVSTAVGTRWFRHRGGMPLFMSNYISGRYLSFAEREEIGLLRAQSVGVREIARRLGRSPSTISRELTRNAATRGGRFEYRASVAQWKAELVAKRPKPAKLVTNPRLHQYIRDRLEGKVKDADGREIAGPRQAPFKGRNKPHRSDRKWVNGWSPEQITNRLKIDFPDDESMRISHEAIYQALYIQGRGALKRELVSCLRSGRALRVPRARAQAKAWAHVSEDVMISSRPAEVEDRAVPGHWEGDLIIGLNRSAIGTLVERSTRFTMLVHLPREKGYGLIPRTKNGPALAGYGAVSMANALKKTVTDLPIELWRSLTWDRGKELSDHARFTIESGVKVFFADPHSPWQRGTNENTNGLLRQYFPKGTDLSRWSAHEIQAVANVLNTRPRKTLGWKTPAEALNEYLKSVQQSSVATTG
- a CDS encoding DUF4365 domain-containing protein, with the protein product MGLILRLGGVYETRGDSRTGKHWERINPLKTAELQAIASKWHIQIWENFSWIGIPCMTPGEIGIEAGRIFNYNLPSNWLFRSQEDQNDHGIDGEIEVTDEKGIAQGSDFVFKVQIKGEANCTILKNQLILSFNLPTSKLQYYLSFNIPVILVVVEISSETIYWISITDNDELIAKAKSIETSSTQIHIPTQNTIKRRDDNLAQKVLSAVIASWDFLALKGVKGSIQRFADLDPKRLESRIAEMGNALFKAHHQHLENLLWQQDFLKIYKVSSDLIKSAIVPATNRFVAALFYRIALRAAPLHQAIGDQARDVANISMILISLAKEEKSVNLRRYAFGLARAAKLKYEIDSLMANNNAAKALSNSPEGYLFRRELHKQYKTVCTSIKKVIDLLSLIAAKGQYQILYETYLECVTSLVLFRIIQKEKGSEDSIDFFQNWMVAIFQFCLTYSFLSNDIERAEKLYSLALHSNLLSTEEIKSLKSLFTTIDPGALEIIMAVEENHEPKIETDFLKISTEKQKAYFTNTARNMGMDPEDPDNVMGQIVARALTNFDPTEIVKNCEHLFIHYKPGGIVAQTLQMHSAGGMHLMICLRHKYVQGTGNLLKLLYTPDIEIPGHGFKKNHCDNCSDCTPRPPDWKWSLAWQESEKAKHMDFLKLLKGW